One genomic window of Corynebacterium pseudotuberculosis includes the following:
- a CDS encoding ATP-binding cassette domain-containing protein, translating into MTYQDTVIKCVQLKKSYGKHAVFAGLNFELQGERIHGLVGANAAGKTTLLRIIAGQIPHEGLMEIFGEPSFDNQKVMDRTVLVGIDAPLPQSWSPRKLFAFAACRYPRWDQKRCEELIEIFEIPLTKRYSSLSRGQKSAVGIVMAFAARCELTLLDEPYLGLDVYKRKAFYQELRHEQEQHPCTFILSTHHLNEAAGLFDELLILRNGAIADSGAAEDIAESVVELMGTTTAIDLALSELNVEVIMQKTVSGVTKALVRATRNEVARIGELHGIRVQRVTLEQAVFTEAHDV; encoded by the coding sequence ATGACTTATCAAGACACTGTTATTAAATGTGTTCAATTGAAGAAGAGCTATGGCAAACATGCCGTATTTGCCGGGCTTAACTTTGAGCTGCAGGGCGAGCGCATCCATGGTCTAGTGGGGGCTAACGCTGCTGGTAAAACCACACTTTTAAGAATCATTGCGGGGCAAATTCCGCACGAGGGCCTCATGGAGATCTTTGGTGAGCCCTCCTTTGATAATCAAAAAGTCATGGACAGAACCGTCCTGGTGGGTATCGACGCACCGCTTCCGCAGTCTTGGAGCCCCCGGAAACTGTTCGCTTTTGCCGCATGCCGTTATCCGCGATGGGATCAGAAGCGCTGTGAAGAACTTATCGAGATCTTTGAAATCCCCCTCACTAAGCGCTATTCCTCGCTCTCTCGAGGGCAAAAATCTGCCGTGGGTATTGTCATGGCTTTTGCGGCACGCTGCGAATTAACGCTTCTCGACGAGCCCTACCTGGGGCTTGACGTATACAAGCGCAAAGCCTTCTACCAAGAGCTGCGTCACGAGCAGGAACAACATCCATGCACCTTCATTTTGTCCACGCATCACCTCAATGAAGCTGCCGGGCTTTTCGACGAGCTTCTCATTCTGCGTAACGGTGCGATCGCAGATAGTGGAGCAGCAGAGGACATCGCAGAATCCGTGGTGGAGCTCATGGGTACAACCACGGCCATTGACCTGGCTCTTAGTGAGCTCAACGTGGAAGTGATTATGCAAAAAACCGTATCTGGGGTGACAAAAGCCTTGGTGAGGGCAACACGCAACGAGGTTGCGCGGATAGGCGAACTGCATGGCATACGTGTGCAACGAGTGACGCTAGAACAAGCT
- a CDS encoding PspA/IM30 family protein — MANPFAKGWKYLTASLDQKIDENADPMVQIKQATDAAKEQHQKISEQAAAVIGNKNQLEMKLNRLLADQKDLQQKARNAIQVSDNEADPVKKQESLNVAEIYATQLVSVEQQIEETKALHTQAVSASEQATRQVKESEARLHEQLGQIDQLSSQVKQTKMQEASTKAMDQITALDPDRDVPSLDQVREKIERRYADALGAQELMHNTMGDRIQEIDAAGADMRASAKLEEIRAQMRGQLNGAEQPAKELNSGEPDAETPVVDEVPKDEASKASKEAASTSEKGEKESDKGEKSAE; from the coding sequence ATGGCAAACCCATTCGCTAAAGGTTGGAAGTACTTGACTGCATCCTTGGACCAGAAGATCGATGAAAATGCCGATCCGATGGTGCAAATTAAGCAGGCCACTGATGCTGCTAAAGAACAGCATCAGAAGATTAGTGAGCAAGCTGCCGCTGTAATTGGCAATAAAAACCAGCTGGAAATGAAGCTCAATCGCCTGCTTGCAGACCAGAAGGATCTGCAGCAAAAAGCTCGCAATGCTATCCAGGTGAGCGATAATGAGGCCGATCCGGTAAAAAAGCAAGAATCGCTCAATGTTGCGGAGATCTATGCGACTCAGCTGGTGAGCGTTGAGCAGCAGATAGAGGAAACCAAAGCTCTACACACCCAGGCGGTGTCTGCTTCTGAGCAGGCGACTAGGCAGGTCAAGGAGTCTGAGGCACGCCTCCACGAGCAGCTTGGACAGATCGATCAATTGTCTAGCCAGGTGAAGCAAACCAAGATGCAAGAGGCCTCGACCAAGGCGATGGACCAGATCACGGCGCTCGATCCGGATCGCGATGTGCCATCCTTGGATCAGGTTCGTGAAAAGATCGAGCGACGTTACGCTGACGCTCTTGGCGCTCAAGAACTTATGCACAACACCATGGGAGACCGGATCCAGGAAATTGATGCGGCAGGGGCAGATATGCGTGCTTCTGCCAAGTTAGAGGAGATCCGGGCTCAAATGCGTGGACAGCTAAACGGTGCGGAACAACCGGCGAAAGAGCTGAACTCTGGAGAACCGGACGCGGAAACACCAGTGGTGGACGAGGTTCCTAAGGATGAAGCCTCTAAGGCTTCCAAAGAAGCCGCTTCGACTAGTGAAAAAGGCGAAAAAGAAAGCGACAAAGGGGAAAAATCCGCTGAGTAA
- the dnaB gene encoding replicative DNA helicase, with amino-acid sequence MTSGISPSFDDDAYVPPSDEDAPNDVEVYAPRTPNREGRSYSPRRQESSPTSEFRQPPHDVEAEQGVLGAMLLSPQTVIEIVEVLTPEDFYRPAHQLIYSAMIDLFSDNKEIDPVIVAARLDRNNDLERVGGAPYLHTLISSVPTAANARYYAEIVAEKALLRQLVDAGTRVVQLGYEGTEGAEIESVIDLAQQEVFKVNKKGSAEDYAVLGDIIGPTMEELDDISAHGGLAMGVPTGFIDLDSLTNGLHGGQMIIVAARPGVGKSTLALDFVRSCAIKHEKAAVIFSLEMSKSEIAMRLISAEAEVRLSDMRSGKLDDAAWSKLAIRVGQIEQAPIFIDDSANLTMMEIRSKARKLKQKYDLQMIVVDYLQLMSSGRRVESRQQEVSEFSRQLKLLAKELDVPLIAISQLNRGPESRTDKRPQLADLRESGSLEQDADMVMLLYRPDSQDKDNERAGEADIILAKHRGGPIDTVQVAHQLHYSRFVDMARG; translated from the coding sequence ATGACCTCGGGAATCTCACCAAGTTTTGATGATGATGCCTACGTTCCTCCCAGTGATGAGGACGCGCCCAATGACGTAGAGGTATATGCGCCGCGTACGCCGAATCGAGAGGGGCGCTCCTATTCCCCTAGGCGTCAAGAGTCCTCCCCCACGAGTGAGTTCCGGCAGCCTCCGCATGATGTGGAGGCCGAACAAGGCGTGCTGGGGGCTATGCTTTTGAGCCCCCAAACAGTAATAGAAATCGTGGAGGTTTTAACTCCGGAAGATTTTTATCGCCCGGCGCACCAGCTGATTTATTCTGCGATGATCGACTTGTTCTCGGACAACAAGGAGATCGATCCGGTTATCGTTGCTGCTCGTCTTGACCGTAACAATGATTTGGAGCGGGTGGGTGGTGCGCCATATCTGCATACCCTGATCTCTTCTGTTCCTACTGCAGCTAATGCCCGCTATTACGCGGAAATCGTCGCGGAGAAGGCTCTCCTGCGTCAGCTTGTCGACGCCGGGACGCGCGTTGTACAGCTGGGATATGAAGGTACTGAGGGCGCCGAGATTGAATCCGTAATTGATCTGGCGCAACAAGAGGTTTTCAAGGTCAATAAGAAGGGTAGCGCTGAGGACTACGCGGTGCTGGGAGACATCATTGGCCCCACGATGGAAGAACTGGATGATATTTCCGCTCACGGTGGCCTGGCTATGGGTGTTCCCACTGGTTTTATCGACCTCGATAGCCTCACCAATGGTCTGCACGGCGGTCAGATGATCATCGTTGCGGCTCGACCCGGTGTGGGTAAATCCACTCTGGCATTGGATTTTGTTCGTTCCTGCGCGATCAAGCATGAAAAAGCCGCGGTGATTTTTTCCCTAGAAATGTCAAAGTCTGAGATTGCTATGCGTCTGATCTCGGCGGAAGCGGAAGTCCGACTCTCCGACATGCGCTCGGGCAAGCTAGATGACGCCGCCTGGTCTAAATTGGCCATTCGCGTGGGGCAGATCGAGCAGGCGCCCATATTTATCGACGACTCCGCCAACCTCACCATGATGGAGATACGTTCGAAAGCGCGAAAGCTAAAACAGAAGTACGACTTGCAGATGATCGTCGTGGATTATCTTCAGCTTATGAGCTCCGGACGTCGGGTGGAATCGCGCCAGCAAGAGGTTTCGGAATTTTCCCGTCAGTTAAAACTATTGGCTAAAGAGCTCGACGTGCCTTTGATCGCCATCTCCCAGCTCAACCGTGGCCCTGAGTCCCGAACTGACAAGCGGCCACAACTCGCAGATCTCCGTGAATCGGGCTCTCTGGAGCAGGACGCGGACATGGTTATGCTTCTCTATCGCCCAGACTCACAGGACAAGGACAACGAGCGCGCCGGGGAAGCTGACATTATCCTGGCTAAGCATCGTGGTGGGCCGATTGATACCGTACAGGTAGCCCACCAGCTGCATTACTCACGATTTGTAGATATGGCTCGCGGCTAG
- a CDS encoding heavy-metal-associated domain-containing protein, with translation MTKNYFVEGMTCAHCVASVTEEVNEIPGTQGVEVDLETGRLTVTGEDFTDADVAAAVKEAGFSIKEQ, from the coding sequence ATGACCAAGAACTATTTTGTTGAAGGCATGACCTGCGCACATTGTGTTGCTTCCGTCACCGAGGAGGTCAACGAGATCCCAGGAACCCAGGGTGTTGAGGTTGACCTTGAGACCGGCCGCCTTACCGTTACCGGTGAAGATTTTACCGACGCCGATGTGGCCGCAGCAGTCAAAGAAGCCGGATTTTCCATCAAAGAACAGTAA
- a CDS encoding heavy metal translocating P-type ATPase, whose translation MTSTTPISPVTIELGVTGMTCTSCSGRVQRKLNKLDGVEASVNFATETAQVSFDPSGVTSTQLIDVIRGAGYDAFILAENQDSVENAPQTAIDATEAARGHHAEELKNRLVYSAVLAIPVFAMSMIPALQFDNWQWLSFALASPVFFWGGAPFHKATLANLKHASFTMDTLITLGTSAAYAWSVWALFVGNAGEPGMRMHMSFSAHAHGGMDEIYLESVAVVIVFLLLGRWFETRAKGQSSAALHELLSMGAKDAAVLRDGHEVRVPIGELAVNDIFVVRPGEKISTDGVVVEGHSAVDESMLTGEPVPVEALPGATVTGATLNTSGRLLVRATRVGTETTLAQMGRLVSDAQARKAPVQKLVDRISQVFVPCIVIIALITLAVHLWIGNPTADSFAAAVAVLIIACPCALGLATPTALLVGTGRGAQLGLLIKGPEILESTRKIDTIVLDKTGTLTQGKMAVTHVSPVGQWTSEEVLRFAGAVENASEHPIARAITSASQQSIATPLPTVSNFSSTPGSGVQGLVLDREGVEREVRVGRLENVTPQSSKEVLDLVVAAESAGGTAVVVAVDGQPSGVITVKDEIKESAAEAVDKLRSLGLTPVLLTGDNPGAANAVASQLGISKVIAGVLPEGKVTTVRTLQEQGKVVAMVGDGINDAAALAQADLGLAMGTGTDVAIEAADITLMNSDPRAIVDAILLSRATLGTIKGNLFWAFAYNVILVPVAAFGLLNPLFAGAAMAFSSVFVVSNSLRLRSFRGSVH comes from the coding sequence ATGACTAGCACCACCCCTATTTCACCCGTCACCATCGAGCTTGGCGTGACCGGCATGACATGTACATCCTGTTCAGGACGAGTACAACGCAAGCTCAACAAGCTAGACGGCGTGGAAGCCAGCGTGAATTTTGCCACGGAGACGGCTCAGGTGAGCTTCGACCCCTCTGGAGTGACGTCGACACAGCTTATCGACGTCATACGCGGCGCCGGATACGATGCTTTTATACTCGCAGAAAACCAGGATAGCGTTGAAAATGCTCCTCAAACCGCAATAGACGCCACCGAAGCGGCCCGCGGGCATCACGCTGAAGAGCTTAAAAACCGGCTCGTCTACTCTGCCGTGTTAGCTATTCCAGTGTTTGCAATGTCTATGATTCCCGCACTGCAGTTTGATAACTGGCAATGGCTCTCCTTTGCGCTTGCCTCACCAGTTTTCTTCTGGGGCGGGGCGCCCTTCCATAAAGCCACGCTGGCAAACCTCAAGCATGCTTCCTTCACCATGGACACGCTTATTACCCTCGGAACAAGCGCAGCGTACGCATGGTCGGTATGGGCGCTCTTCGTGGGCAACGCTGGCGAACCTGGAATGCGGATGCACATGAGTTTCTCGGCTCATGCACACGGCGGCATGGATGAGATTTATTTGGAATCCGTAGCTGTTGTAATCGTGTTCCTATTGCTAGGGCGCTGGTTTGAAACACGAGCAAAAGGCCAGAGCAGCGCTGCCCTGCATGAGTTGCTTTCTATGGGTGCAAAGGATGCCGCGGTGCTACGCGATGGGCACGAGGTACGCGTACCCATCGGAGAGCTCGCCGTCAACGATATCTTTGTGGTACGTCCCGGCGAGAAAATCTCCACAGACGGCGTGGTTGTGGAGGGCCACTCCGCCGTAGATGAGTCGATGCTCACCGGTGAACCTGTCCCCGTGGAGGCGCTCCCCGGGGCAACAGTGACTGGAGCAACCCTAAACACCTCGGGTCGACTACTGGTCCGCGCAACACGTGTGGGAACGGAGACCACTCTGGCTCAAATGGGACGGCTCGTTTCCGATGCTCAGGCCCGCAAAGCTCCGGTACAAAAGCTTGTAGATCGTATTTCCCAAGTTTTTGTTCCCTGCATCGTAATCATCGCCCTAATCACTCTGGCAGTCCACCTATGGATAGGGAACCCCACGGCAGATTCTTTCGCCGCAGCGGTAGCAGTCCTGATCATCGCCTGTCCGTGTGCACTAGGGCTAGCCACACCCACTGCCTTATTAGTAGGCACTGGCCGAGGCGCACAGCTCGGGTTGCTCATTAAAGGACCCGAAATCTTAGAATCCACACGCAAAATAGACACAATTGTCCTGGATAAGACAGGAACGCTGACGCAAGGCAAGATGGCAGTCACGCACGTCTCTCCGGTAGGTCAGTGGACCTCCGAGGAAGTCCTGCGGTTCGCTGGAGCCGTAGAAAATGCTTCAGAGCATCCCATCGCCCGTGCGATCACCTCAGCCTCCCAGCAATCTATTGCAACACCTCTCCCCACTGTCTCCAATTTCAGCAGCACCCCCGGCTCGGGAGTCCAAGGTTTGGTTCTGGATAGAGAAGGTGTGGAACGTGAAGTGCGAGTAGGCCGCCTTGAAAACGTAACTCCGCAAAGCTCGAAAGAGGTCCTCGATCTAGTGGTAGCCGCGGAATCTGCTGGTGGAACTGCCGTGGTCGTTGCTGTGGATGGACAACCCAGTGGAGTTATTACGGTCAAGGATGAGATCAAAGAAAGCGCAGCGGAGGCCGTCGATAAGCTAAGAAGCCTAGGCCTTACTCCCGTGCTCTTAACGGGAGACAATCCGGGGGCGGCCAACGCAGTAGCAAGTCAGCTCGGAATTTCGAAGGTTATCGCTGGAGTACTTCCTGAGGGCAAAGTGACCACGGTTCGCACACTGCAAGAGCAAGGCAAAGTGGTGGCTATGGTCGGTGACGGTATCAATGACGCCGCCGCCCTCGCCCAGGCCGACCTGGGCCTTGCCATGGGCACGGGTACAGACGTGGCTATTGAGGCCGCGGACATCACTCTTATGAACAGCGATCCCCGCGCCATTGTCGACGCAATACTGCTATCCCGCGCAACGCTTGGCACTATCAAAGGCAACTTGTTCTGGGCTTTCGCTTATAACGTGATACTGGTTCCAGTTGCTGCATTCGGTCTGCTCAACCCACTCTTCGCAGGAGCAGCGATGGCATTCAGCTCGGTGTTTGTAGTGAGTAACTCATTACGTTTGAGATCCTTCCGAGGAAGCGTGCACTGA
- a CDS encoding MFS transporter: MPSSASVSADSLTRNDRLDRLPFTPQHRRLLWGSGVGWALDAMDVGLISFIMAALVAHWGLNHTQTSWLASAGFIGMAIGATFGGLLADRFGRRHIFAITLLVYGLATGASALSMSLGVLIAFRFIVGLGLGAELPVASTLVSEFSPRVIRGRLVVALEAFWALGWIAAACIGAFVISGSANGWRWALALGCVPALYAIYVRLGLPESVRFLEAKGRHAEAEQVVRSFEQSAEEDGCEIAKLKALPHPDREDDAGEKQGIFSGRYRKRTAALWIIWFCINLSYYGAFIWIPSLLVSSGFPLVKSFEFTLIITLAQLPGYAVSAWLIEKWGRRSTLVLFLIGSACAAGFYSVSSTETMIIMAGCCLSFFNLGAWGALYAIGPELYPSRMRGAGTGAAAGFGRIASIIAPLIVPPVVAVGGTMALFVLFGAAFVIAAAATLVLPEQKGKALA; this comes from the coding sequence ATGCCAAGCTCAGCTTCCGTCTCTGCAGATAGTCTGACTAGAAACGACAGACTCGATCGGCTTCCTTTCACCCCTCAGCACCGCCGGCTGCTCTGGGGATCCGGCGTTGGTTGGGCGCTTGATGCGATGGACGTCGGTCTCATCTCGTTTATCATGGCAGCTCTCGTCGCCCACTGGGGTTTGAATCATACGCAAACATCATGGTTGGCATCTGCAGGATTCATCGGGATGGCAATCGGCGCTACTTTTGGTGGTTTGCTAGCAGACCGCTTTGGTCGCCGACATATTTTTGCTATCACTTTGTTGGTTTATGGTCTTGCTACCGGTGCTTCGGCATTATCCATGAGCCTGGGTGTGCTCATCGCCTTCCGTTTTATCGTGGGATTAGGTCTCGGCGCAGAGTTGCCTGTGGCATCCACGCTGGTTTCCGAGTTCTCCCCACGGGTTATCCGGGGACGGCTCGTCGTGGCTCTCGAGGCTTTTTGGGCACTCGGCTGGATTGCCGCGGCTTGCATCGGCGCCTTTGTAATTAGTGGTTCCGCCAATGGCTGGCGCTGGGCCTTAGCCCTAGGGTGCGTCCCCGCTCTCTACGCTATCTATGTCCGCTTGGGACTACCTGAATCAGTCCGCTTCCTAGAAGCTAAGGGGCGCCACGCTGAAGCCGAGCAGGTTGTACGTTCCTTTGAGCAAAGCGCCGAAGAAGACGGCTGCGAGATAGCAAAGCTCAAGGCTCTTCCTCACCCCGATAGAGAAGACGACGCGGGAGAAAAGCAGGGAATTTTTTCCGGCAGATATCGGAAACGCACCGCTGCATTGTGGATTATTTGGTTCTGCATCAACCTCTCCTACTACGGTGCCTTTATTTGGATCCCATCGCTTCTGGTTTCTAGTGGCTTCCCCCTGGTCAAATCCTTTGAGTTCACACTGATCATTACCTTGGCTCAGCTACCGGGTTATGCCGTCTCCGCATGGTTGATCGAAAAATGGGGTCGCCGTTCCACCCTTGTGCTCTTTCTCATTGGTTCCGCCTGCGCCGCAGGGTTCTACAGCGTATCCAGCACAGAGACCATGATCATCATGGCGGGGTGCTGCTTGTCCTTCTTCAACCTTGGGGCTTGGGGCGCTCTCTACGCCATCGGCCCCGAGTTGTATCCGTCTCGTATGAGAGGCGCAGGCACTGGCGCTGCTGCCGGCTTCGGCCGCATCGCTTCTATCATCGCGCCTCTTATAGTGCCGCCTGTTGTAGCTGTCGGTGGCACGATGGCGCTCTTTGTCCTTTTCGGAGCTGCTTTTGTTATCGCAGCTGCCGCCACCCTTGTGCTACCAGAGCAAAAGGGTAAGGCGCTCGCTTAG
- a CDS encoding NYN domain-containing protein: MLERTQVFVDTSYLLASFYNSWEIGARAQLEIDLPEVVATLGSMIQSQLGQPVHRQLWYDGIPDSGPHRYQRALRTCDGVQLRAGQLIEWGERRTQKGVDTRLVADMVLAGARREFTDIVLVSGDADMIPGVQEAVNAGVRVHLYGFGWDSMSSALRHCCDSTTILDPREDFTDCMQLEILEGPLPPVVRTQNDELPDEGNEHADTVAAHDDNAAPVLPERTPETNDLTETATPPPFPTGSALPHRPGEPVLSVEDCLAETPEKRSKPIDHADYMPDNDRDKGSVSHKANDKPEVINATPPAPPKPGAHLGGDSASIKITSTVEESVEVTLERTSAESEEKPSSPRPTPSPSMMAPRRKLRSRYVPLPNEVWSSAGYQTPYDVGRQYALWWYDNAATPEQRDSAHLLSGGGLPPEIDRPLLQFACETLHEYTLTEAQRVGLRDGFHSGIRGLLINNQKES, from the coding sequence ATGCTTGAACGTACACAGGTCTTCGTCGATACCTCTTATCTACTCGCGAGCTTTTATAACTCGTGGGAAATCGGCGCTAGAGCCCAATTAGAAATCGATCTTCCCGAGGTTGTGGCAACCCTGGGAAGTATGATCCAAAGCCAATTAGGACAACCCGTACATCGTCAGCTGTGGTATGACGGCATCCCGGATTCCGGCCCCCACCGCTATCAGCGGGCATTACGCACCTGCGATGGAGTCCAGCTACGTGCCGGCCAGCTCATTGAGTGGGGGGAGCGTCGTACACAAAAAGGCGTGGATACCCGCCTAGTAGCAGACATGGTGCTTGCGGGAGCGCGTCGGGAGTTCACCGACATCGTTCTCGTCTCTGGCGACGCTGACATGATTCCAGGGGTACAAGAAGCCGTGAATGCCGGCGTTCGCGTTCACCTCTACGGGTTTGGATGGGATTCCATGTCCTCAGCACTGCGTCATTGCTGTGACTCCACGACCATCCTCGATCCCCGCGAAGACTTCACCGACTGCATGCAGTTGGAGATCCTTGAGGGCCCCTTACCGCCTGTTGTCCGCACCCAGAACGATGAATTGCCAGATGAAGGCAACGAGCACGCGGATACCGTGGCAGCTCACGACGATAATGCAGCCCCAGTTCTTCCAGAGAGAACTCCCGAGACCAACGATCTCACGGAGACCGCAACGCCACCGCCATTCCCCACAGGCTCCGCACTTCCGCATCGCCCCGGCGAGCCAGTTCTGTCCGTTGAGGACTGCCTTGCGGAGACTCCAGAGAAACGCAGCAAGCCTATAGATCATGCCGACTACATGCCGGACAACGACCGTGACAAGGGCAGCGTTAGCCACAAAGCTAACGACAAACCAGAGGTCATCAACGCCACGCCACCAGCCCCACCAAAGCCCGGCGCGCATCTAGGCGGAGACAGTGCCTCTATCAAGATAACCTCTACCGTGGAGGAATCCGTAGAGGTAACACTCGAGCGCACATCTGCCGAGTCCGAGGAAAAACCCTCTTCACCTCGACCAACCCCCAGTCCATCCATGATGGCGCCACGACGGAAGCTTCGTTCCCGATACGTCCCCCTTCCCAACGAGGTATGGTCCTCGGCCGGCTACCAGACCCCCTACGACGTGGGACGTCAATATGCCCTATGGTGGTACGACAATGCCGCGACTCCCGAGCAGCGCGATTCCGCACATCTTTTGTCAGGGGGCGGACTCCCCCCAGAGATCGACCGGCCGCTTCTACAGTTCGCGTGCGAAACCCTCCATGAGTACACGCTCACCGAGGCCCAACGCGTGGGACTACGCGACGGATTCCACTCCGGCATCCGAGGGCTTCTGATCAACAATCAGAAAGAAAGTTAA
- the trxA gene encoding thioredoxin, with the protein MATIDVTEDTFEQTVTTDGIVIVDAWASWCGPCRAFAPTFEKASENHTDVVFAKLDTEANQGLSAALQIQSIPTLMIFREGILVYREAGALPAAALEDLIGQVKGLDMEDVKRQVAEQNNNN; encoded by the coding sequence ATGGCAACGATTGATGTAACGGAAGACACATTTGAGCAGACAGTCACCACGGACGGGATTGTCATCGTCGATGCATGGGCATCGTGGTGTGGTCCTTGTCGAGCATTTGCGCCGACGTTTGAGAAGGCTTCCGAGAACCACACTGATGTTGTCTTTGCCAAGCTCGACACAGAGGCAAATCAGGGACTCTCGGCTGCTTTGCAGATCCAGTCTATTCCTACGCTCATGATTTTCCGCGAGGGTATCTTGGTGTACCGAGAAGCCGGTGCGCTTCCGGCGGCTGCCTTGGAAGATCTGATTGGGCAGGTGAAGGGGCTTGATATGGAAGACGTGAAGCGTCAGGTCGCTGAACAGAATAATAATAATTAG
- a CDS encoding GntR family transcriptional regulator, protein MDETTAPLFKQIAVLIQDSIVDGSLAAGERAPSTNELAAFHSINPATARKGLTILVEEGVLEKRRGLGMFVTEGAADLIRRRRREEFAAIFLAPLVDEAVKLDIPRAELHNLIDRVAESRGLYA, encoded by the coding sequence ATGGATGAGACAACGGCACCTTTGTTCAAGCAGATAGCCGTGCTCATTCAAGATTCGATTGTGGATGGCTCTCTTGCTGCGGGGGAGCGTGCGCCATCCACCAACGAACTTGCCGCGTTTCATTCCATTAATCCTGCGACTGCTCGCAAGGGGCTCACGATTCTGGTGGAAGAAGGCGTTCTGGAGAAACGGCGCGGCCTGGGGATGTTTGTGACGGAAGGGGCTGCCGACCTTATTCGGAGGCGGAGGCGGGAGGAATTTGCCGCGATCTTTCTTGCCCCGCTGGTGGATGAAGCCGTCAAGCTGGATATCCCCAGAGCTGAACTGCACAACTTGATCGACCGAGTGGCTGAAAGCCGAGGACTCTACGCATGA